From Podospora bellae-mahoneyi strain CBS 112042 chromosome 5, whole genome shotgun sequence:
TGTTCTGCACAACCACATGCTCAACCACATGCTTCACGATCCCTCCATCGGAACAATTCCGACATCTCTACTCCTCACACAAAGACCATCATCCTGGCACGATCCTACGCTAGCCGTTCCCCAGATACTTGCACCCAATCACAATCCTATATCAGTGGGGCCAAGCCGGGGTAGcttctccaccaacaacagcagccccgCATCGGCATCATCAGAGCAAATCAGACGATCGACAGCCTCAAATCCCAACCAATCCAAccaatcccaaccaaccccaacttgTGTTTCAAGGACACAAAGAACAGCCCATAAAAGTTGGGGTATGCGGGGAGTTATAGCGACCGCCACTGTCCTATTTTGTTCCCGCCTGTCATTGTGCGtaccacaacaccaccttcctcgcGACACACTTGGCTACAGCCCGAGTGAGACAAACGCGCGCGCCTCACCATCTTCAATAAAGCCAGCCGCCAatcacaaaccaccaccgcaaccatgccagcaccaccaccaccatcagcattatcatcatcatcattatcatcaccaAAAGAAATTCCCCTCCCCGACTCAATCGACTTCCTCTCTGAATCACAATGGGCCGTCTTCATGGCCCTAATGGACACCATCGCGCCCGCGATCCTGCCCCCAAAGTCCATCGCCTCTTCCGACAACAACGCCCCCGATGACAAGTCAGTACTGAGGCTCTCACAACAAGAatacgccgccgccgcctccgaAATCCGCGCAGCAGTCTCCCCCCACGAGGTCACCGCCGAGACAATCGAGTCCTACCTCCGCGAACGCCCCAGCGACAACCCCATGTTTGGAAAGATCATGAAACTCGTCCTCAGCGGCCTGCCCCCGTCCAAAAAGAGGGAGCTGAAGATTCTCTTGAGTGTCTTGTCCACCAGACCAGGATCCTTAATCCTCACATCGTACGGCACGCCACTGCCCCAGCTTGGGCTGGAGGATAGAACCAGGGTTTTGGAGGGTTGGAGGGAGAGCAGGTTTTGGGCTGTCAGGGGGTTGTTCAAGTCGATGACTACGCTGGGCAAGCTGGGGTTTTTGAGGAGTAGTAATACTTTTGCGCCGTTGACGGGGTTTCCTTCTGTGCCGAAGGAGTGGGTTGCTACTTCTTCGTTTCCGTTTGAGTTTATCAGGCCAACGGCGGAGGTTGAGACGGACGTGGTGATTATTGGATCGGGGTGCGGGTCAGGGGTGGTGACGAACAGGTTGGCGAATACGTTTGGCAAAGGGGTCaaggttttggttttggaaaaggggaggcaTTTCGACGCGTCGTATTTTCCCATGTCGCAGACGGTGGGGTTGTCGGCTATGTTTGAGgccgggggggtggttgagtcGGATGATGGGTCGATTACTGTTACGGCGGGGAgctgttttgggggtggtgggacgGTGAACTGGAGCGCGTCGTTGCAGCCGCAGGATTTTGTCAGGAAGGACTGGGCCGAGACGTACAAGATGCCTTTTTTTGACGGGAGGGAGTTCCAGGAGTGTTTGGATCATGTTtgggagaagatgggggtTACGGATAAGATTACGCCGAACCATGGAAATCAGGTGCTGTTAAATGGTGGGAGGCAGACGGGGTGTAAAAGGTGCAAGATTGTGCCGCAAAATACGCGCGGTCAACCGCACAACTGTGGTTATTGCACTTTGGGATGCGCCAATGGTGAGAAGATGGGACCTGTGAATGGATGGTTCCCagaggctgctgagaagggggCTGTAGAGTTTATGGAAGGGTTCAGGGCTGAAAGAGTCCTTTTtgatgagaaaaagaagagcaagaaggtGGCCTGTGGTGTTGCGGGCGTTTGGACCCCCAAGGAAGGCGGAGAGCCGATCAAGGTTGtcgtcaaggccaagaaggtggTTCTCAGCGCTGGCACGCTGTGGAGTCCGGTGGTTCTGATGAACAGTGGGATCAAGAACCCCCAGGTTGGCAAGAACCTGTATTTGCATCCTGTCAACTTTGTTGCCGGTGCTTTCGATGAGGACATTCGTCCTTGGGAGGGTGTGTGGGTCCTATCAGTTTCGGTGCATGATCAAAGCTAACAGCATCCAGGCGGCAGTCTCACGACGGTGGTTGGCGATTTCGAGGACATCGACGGCAAGGGTCACGGCGCCAAACTAGAGGCCATGTCCATGATGCCCAGCTTGGCACTTCCGTTCCTCACATGGCGCTCTGGAAGCGACTACAAGCTGATGGCGGCCAAGTACCGCCACATCAACCAGTACATCTCCATCATCCGTGACAGGGACACTGGATACATTTACAGAGACCCCTATACCGGCGACCCTCGTATCTCGTACACGCCGTCCGATTTCGACCGCGCCCACAACTTTGTCGGTGTTCTCGAGCTCTGCAAAATTCTGCATGCGACTGGAGCGAGAGAAATCCACCCTTGTCTGCCTGGCTTCCAGCCATTTGTTCGGTCTCAAGGCGACTCAAAGAAGACGGACAAGGCGTTCAAGAAGTGGCTCAGGAAACTGAAGAAGCATGGCAACAAGCCACCTGTTGCGCCGTTTGTCTCGGCTCATCAGATGGGTACCTGCCGCATGAGCGCCAAGGCAAAGGACGGTGTCGTTGACCCTCGTGGTAGAGTGTGGGATACCGAGGGACTGTATGTGGCCGATGCCAGTGTCTTCCCTACGGCCAGCGGTGTCAACCCTATGGTCACGACAATGGCTCTTGCTGATTGGGTTGCGAGGGGTATTTGTGAGGACATCAAGGACgagctggttgttgagaaAGTGCCTTCGAGGTTGTAAAATATGTACATGAGTAACGGTGATTTGATACATGGCCGACGGACGGTGGATCATGATTGATATGTAATATTGTAGATACAGTTATGTGAGTAAATAATATGGTTTGCACGATCAGTTCAGCCCCTTTCGTCCGATCACACCCAATCCCCATGTCCTCAGAACAggcacaacagcagcaaactTTGACCCAGCCAATGCCAGCGCCAAACGAGAATTCGGGTTCTTTGCAACCCAAGCAAGCAGCCCACCCGAGACAATCACGGCGAAAGCGGTGAACCACAATCcgggcctcctcctcttgacGATACTCGACTTGCCAGTCGCGGGTCCCTATTCACATGTTAGCCATTGTCACCTAAAGGAGCCACCTCATGGAAACTCACACTATAAACCCAATCCCCCTTCTTGATCATCATACAATCCCACCAATACCTTGCCTGACTCCACGGATACGTCATCCCATtccacaccctccccgtctccCTGTCTCGAGCTGTATACCAACTATTGCAAGTCTCACTCGTAAACACCGTCTTCCCCAACGCCTCCTGAACCCGCTCAAcaaactccctctccgcctgctccgtcacatcaacaaccgacgccctcccctccaaacaaGGCTTGATAACCCTCAACGCGAAGTTAACCCCGTTCTCAATCGCCATCACAGCCGAAGTATGCCCCGTAGCCGTATTCGGCCCccacagcaaaaagaagTTGGGAAACCCATGCAGCGAAGTGCAATTGTACGCCTCCGGACCAGGAAATGTCTCACTCCAATGCTCCTGGAGGGTATGGCCTCCCGTACCAACAACCGGCAAGAGTGTCGTGGGTGTGTTCGTCTCAAAGCCATTAGCCAAGACCAGCAcatccgcctccaccacccgtCCATCAGCCATTTTCACCCCGTGAGGTAAGATCTCGACTGCCTTGTCGTTGGTGAGGGTTATCTTTTCCGAGTGGAGACATTCCAGGTAGCCGGAGTCAAAGACGCGTCTTTTGCACCCGATTTCGAACTcggggacgaggagggggtggtatTTCTCCGGAGCGGTGGTTTTCATGTACTTTtccgccatcctcctgcGTCTGGACCGGAAGGAGGCCGccgagggggtgagggtgaagcCGGCCCAGTCGGCCTCGGCGAGGTGGTAGACTATGAAGCGTTGGAGGAGCGTGGCGCCGGGCATGCTTGCCAGAAGCTTTTTGGCAAAGGGGGAGACTTTGGCGTCGACGGGGGGGTAGATCCAGTGTTTGGAGCGGACGATTTGGGTGAggtgggcggtggaggagaggatggaggggacgATTTGGGCGGCGGTGCAACCGTTTCCAAAGACTACCACTTTTTTGTCGTGGAGGGAGACGGAGTGGTCCCAGCGGGCGGAGTGAATTACCGGACCTTGGAAGGAGTCAATTCCTGGGACGTCCAAGGGGCGGGGGGAGTTGAATTGGCCTGAGCCGGAGAACAAGAACTGGCATTCGTGGTGGGAAGTGAGGTTGGtttcgaggtcgaggatCGTCAGCCGCCATCGGGGGTTGGTAGGGGAGGGGATCCATTCTGCTTTGGTGACTTTGGTGTTGAACTTCATGCGCGGGACGAGGTTGTATTTCTCGGCGACTTTGGTGAGATAGGCGCGGAGTTCAtcgtggggagggagaaatCTGGTCCAGTTTGGGTTGCGCTCAAAGCTCAAGGAGTAGAGAGCTGAGGGGACGTCACAGGCTGCGCCTGGGTATTGGTTGATGGACCATGTCCCACCAACACACGGTTGGGAGTCAAAGAATTGGATGGATGAGGGCGAGATGCTGTACCATCGCTGGATGGTAGCCCCGAGAGCTATGCCTGAGAAGCCTGTGCCGATACAGGCGAACTGGGTGAAGGGGACTTCGCTTTCTTTGTCTAAAGACATCGCGAAATGCTATGGTGGTGGGAACACGTCAAGAGAGCCTCGAGGTGAGAACCTGGAGCACAGTGAGCAGTGAGGGGGCATCATAAGCCGCAAAATCTATACACTAGTCCAGACATCTGGCGATACCCAACTCTTGACGTCGCAGATGCTAGCACCAATATCTGCAAGGGGGCAACAAAACAAGCTAGCGGGATCCTCCCGATGCCTCGGTCCCCCAACAATCAAGTCGCCAAGACAGAAATTGGGGTGTGCCAAGAATGCAGATCTGGAGATGAGACAAGGATGCCCACGGGGCACACTGATCCCCGCAATCCCGAGACGGCACGCGACAGTTGGACTTTGGAGGCAAACGGCAGTGAGTGATGAATGTGGTGGTAGGTATCATTCTTGTATCATATCTAGTAACTTCGGTGAAATTCTATCATCCTTTTTCGTTTATTTCATTTCGctttttattctttttttgtcttgatCAGCTCACTCAGCTTGATCTTTCAGACCTCTCGTtccttgctcttctctcGGCTCTGTTCGATCTGCCGGATCTCTCAGCCCTATCAGCCCTCTCAGACCTTTCAGACCTTTCAGACCTCTCAGCCCTCTCAGCTCTCTCAGGTCTCT
This genomic window contains:
- a CDS encoding hypothetical protein (CAZy:AA3; COG:E; EggNog:ENOG503NUKJ); the encoded protein is MPAPPPPSALSSSSLSSPKEIPLPDSIDFLSESQWAVFMALMDTIAPAILPPKSIASSDNNAPDDKSVLRLSQQEYAAAASEIRAAVSPHEVTAETIESYLRERPSDNPMFGKIMKLVLSGLPPSKKRELKILLSVLSTRPGSLILTSYGTPLPQLGLEDRTRVLEGWRESRFWAVRGLFKSMTTLGKLGFLRSSNTFAPLTGFPSVPKEWVATSSFPFEFIRPTAEVETDVVIIGSGCGSGVVTNRLANTFGKGVKVLVLEKGRHFDASYFPMSQTVGLSAMFEAGGVVESDDGSITVTAGSCFGGGGTVNWSASLQPQDFVRKDWAETYKMPFFDGREFQECLDHVWEKMGVTDKITPNHGNQVLLNGGRQTGCKRCKIVPQNTRGQPHNCGYCTLGCANGEKMGPVNGWFPEAAEKGAVEFMEGFRAERVLFDEKKKSKKVACGVAGVWTPKEGGEPIKVVVKAKKVVLSAGTLWSPVVLMNSGIKNPQVGKNLYLHPVNFVAGAFDEDIRPWEGGSLTTVVGDFEDIDGKGHGAKLEAMSMMPSLALPFLTWRSGSDYKLMAAKYRHINQYISIIRDRDTGYIYRDPYTGDPRISYTPSDFDRAHNFVGVLELCKILHATGAREIHPCLPGFQPFVRSQGDSKKTDKAFKKWLRKLKKHGNKPPVAPFVSAHQMGTCRMSAKAKDGVVDPRGRVWDTEGLYVADASVFPTASGVNPMVTTMALADWVARGICEDIKDELVVEKVPSRL
- a CDS encoding hypothetical protein (EggNog:ENOG503NUZI; COG:Q), which translates into the protein MSLDKESEVPFTQFACIGTGFSGIALGATIQRWYSISPSSIQFFDSQPCVGGTWSINQYPGAACDVPSALYSLSFERNPNWTRFLPPHDELRAYLTKVAEKYNLVPRMKFNTKVTKAEWIPSPTNPRWRLTILDLETNLTSHHECQFLFSGSGQFNSPRPLDVPGIDSFQGPVIHSARWDHSVSLHDKKVVVFGNGCTAAQIVPSILSSTAHLTQIVRSKHWIYPPVDAKVSPFAKKLLASMPGATLLQRFIVYHLAEADWAGFTLTPSAASFRSRRRRMAEKYMKTTAPEKYHPLLVPEFEIGCKRRVFDSGYLECLHSEKITLTNDKAVEILPHGVKMADGRVVEADVLVLANGFETNTPTTLLPVVGTGGHTLQEHWSETFPGPEAYNCTSLHGFPNFFLLWGPNTATGHTSAVMAIENGVNFALRVIKPCLEGRASVVDVTEQAEREFVERVQEALGKTVFTSETCNSWYTARDRETGRVWNGMTYPWSQARYWWDCMMIKKGDWVYSQVEYRQEEEARIVVHRFRRDCLGWAACLGCKEPEFSFGAGIGWVKVCCCCACSEDMGIGCDRTKGAELIVQTILFTHITVSTILHINHDPPSVGHVSNHRYSCTYFTTSKALSQQPARP